The genomic region GATTATATCAAGCGTGAAAAGAAATCCCTTGTTCCTACCGAAAAAGGATTGCAGGTTTATGATGCTGTAAAGGACAAAAGAATTGCCGATGTAGCTATGACCGCCGAATGGGAAATGGCTTTGCAGAAGATTGAAAACAACGAGGCAGATGCTATGGATTTTCACCAATCCATGGAAGCCTACGCCTCGGCCGTTACGCAGGAACTGTTGAGCATCAGCATTGCGGGCGAAAAGCAGCACGAACTGACCTGCCAAAAGTGCAAAGCCCATAAACTGCTCATCAGGGATAAGGTGGTCAAATGTCCCGATGAAGCGTGCAACTGGCTTTTGTTCCGCAATATCTGCGGGGTACGGTTGAGCCTTAACGAAGTGGAGAACCTCGTAAACAAAGGAACGACCAGCCTTATCAAAGGGATGAAAAGCAAAGCAGGCAAAAAGTTTGATGCCCGTATCGTACTGAAAGATACCTATGAAACATCGTTTGAATTTGACAACAGCACATATAAAAAGAGATGAACAGCAACGCAATCATAAGCCGAAAGGAAATAGAAAACCTTATCTACACAATACGGGGCAAACAGGTTATGTTGGACAGCGACCTTGCCAAGTTGTACCAGGTCGAAACAAAAAACCTTAACAAAGCCGTAAAAAGAAACATAGAGCGGTTTCCCCAATCATTCTGCTTTCAATTAACAGAAGAAGAAGCTGAAAACTTGAGGTTCCAAATTGGAACCTCAAGTTTAAATTACGGCGGCAGGCGTTACCTGCCCTATGTTTTTGGCGAGCAAGGGGTCGCCATGCTGTCCGCCGTTTTGCGCAGCGAGATAGCTGTAAAGGTCAGCATCGAGATTATGAATGCCTTTGTGGAAATGCGCAGATTGTTAATCGGAAATGCCGCATTGTTCTCCCGGATGGATAAAATCGAACTCAAACAGATTGAAGCGGACGGCAAATTTGAGGAAATCTTTAAGGCTTTGGAAAGCGGGAAGCTGCACAGTGATAAAGGTATTTTCTATGACGGGCAGATATTTGATGCCTATACCTTTGTCGCCGATATTATACGGAGCGCACAAAGGTCAATTATCCTTATAGACAACTATGTGGATGATACGGTGCTAAC from Sphingobacterium sp. BN32 harbors:
- a CDS encoding ORF6N domain-containing protein, producing MNSNAIISRKEIENLIYTIRGKQVMLDSDLAKLYQVETKNLNKAVKRNIERFPQSFCFQLTEEEAENLRFQIGTSSLNYGGRRYLPYVFGEQGVAMLSAVLRSEIAVKVSIEIMNAFVEMRRLLIGNAALFSRMDKIELKQIEADGKFEEIFKALESGKLHSDKGIFYDGQIFDAYTFVADIIRSAQRSIILIDNYVDDTVLTLLGKRGQSVSATIYTKNISNQLQLDLQRYNSQYPAINVHAFAHAHDRFLIIDGTELYHIGASLKDLGRKWFAFSKMSAEASKMISLLNGILREG